Genomic window (Spirosoma sp. KCTC 42546):
CTTCTTCAACACACACTCATTGCCCAAAAACGGACTAGATTGATGAAGTGGTCTACTGTCATTAGTTGACACAAAGCCGTCTGAAACGAGAAAATCAGAATTCATTGATACCTGTTGTTTTGTATAACAAAGGTAGCTTGTTTAGATTAATTACAAATTATTGAATCAACTAATTCTCATCTATAAATTCAAAGTCTTTTCCTTAAAACCATTCTGTAATAGTTCCCGTGGCATCAGATGCTTACATCTGATGCCACGGCAGGCAGCTATTTCTGTCAAGTTAAAGTCTCACCTCCCCAATTAAATACAGTTGTACTTGGCCCGAAATATCAACGCGGGGCGGATTGGTGCCGTCGTCGTTGAGCTTGCAGCGAAGGTAGCCACCCCGTTTAGAAAGTTGCCGGGCAGTTAATTCCGTTTTGCCCAGTTTCTCAGCCCAGTAGGGAATGAGCGTTGTATGAGCCGACCCCGTAACCGGATCTTCATCAATGCCTGTTTGTGGCCCAAAAAATCGGGACACAAAGTCAACCGACTCCTGGTCCCCTGTATTATTACCCGGTGCGGTAACGATAATACCCCGTGCCGGTACAGTGCTCATTTCCCGGAAATCTGGATCTAAGGCTTCAATCTGCGCCTGCGTTTCATACACGAGCATGAAATCTGTTTTTCCTTTATAAATAGCCAGGGGTTTTTCGCCCACACTAGCCACTAAAGCAGGAGGTTGCAAATTGGATTTGTGTACTGTGTCGGCGGGAAAATCGAGGGTCAACCAACCGTTTTCGCCCCGGCAAACTTTTAATAAACCACTGCGTGAATTAAAAAAAATCTCGTCGTTAGGAATAGCCGTCTCTTCACCCTCCGGCTTATTTTCCAGATAAAACACCACATGACCAGTAGCTAAGGTCGCATGGCCACATAAGTCAACTTCAATAGTTGGCGTAAACCAGCGAATGTGATAGGTAGCATCTCCCTCGGTTTTTACATAGAAAGCTGTTTCAGCCAGGTTATTTTCTGAGGCTATCAGCTGCATCTGTTCGTCCGGTAGCCATTCTGTTAGGGGAACAACAGCAGCTGGATTTCCGGCAAACAATCGATCGGTAAACGCATCGAGTTGATAAATACGCATGAGAGTTAAGGGTGTGCCAAGGCACTGTTAGGAAGTTAGGACTCGTATTCTGTTGCTTGTAAAGTATCAATCAGGGCCGCTGAGAATTCGGAAAGAGAAGGCAGGATGCAATCGGCAATCGAAAATTTAGGATCATTGTACTCAAAAGCGCCAGGTACAGCCACCGTTCGCATACCGGCGTCATAGGCTGATCGGAGCCCGCTACCTGAATCCTCAAATGCCAGACAATTAGCAGGCAGTACGCCTAGTTTACGAGCCGTACCCAGGTACACATCCGGGGCTGGCTTATTCCGGGCTTCCAGCGTTGCCGAATGCCAGAGTGTCAGCGACTTGCGGATACCGAGTCGATCAATAACGACCTCAATTAAGCTCATGGGCGAAGCGGAGGCAATGGCCGTTGGGATACCCCGATCACCAAAAAAGGCAATAGCCTCCAGCGCGCCCGGCATTGGTTCGGCCAAATGGGCAATTCGCTCGTGAACCCCGTGCGTAATAGCATCGGCAAGTTCCTGGACAGTACGACCCGGCGACTCCGGATCGATCCAGGGAGCGCGCGCGAACCAATAACGAACTACATCCAGAATTGGCATTCCGGTGGTTTGTTTACATTCATCATCGGTCAGAAATAGGCCAACCGTTGCAAATACCTCCCGCTCCATAGCCCGCCAATGGGGTTCTGAGTCCACAAGGAGGCCATCCATATCAAATATTGCTGCGTGTATCAAGTTTGTATTCAATTGGTTTTTGAATTCCCGACTCAACGGGCATGCTCAGTCTGTTTCACGGTGGGCACGTCATTGACTTCAAGGGTGTCATCGTCGACAACAGTTGTATCGACGGTAGCTGTGGCTGTTTTCGTTTTATTAGCGTCTCCGCATGAGGAAAGTGAAACCAGAAAAATCAGTAAGCAAGCACCTGCGAGATACCTGAAGCGTACAGTAGTATCACTCATTTCTGTATGGTTCAATGTCATACACTGGCCTGGCGGAAAGGTTTCACGTCAATAGTATTCCATACGCCCTGCACAATATACGGGTCGTTTTTGAGATACTCATTTAATTGATCTTCGGTTTCCATCGTCAACAGGAGCATGGACCCAATCATTTTCCCATCCGGATCAAGCAAGGCTCCTCCCAGCACAAACTGGCCTTTGGCTTTTAACTCACTTACATAGGCAAAGTGCGCAGGCCGGGCAGCCATGCGTCGGTCAAGAGCATCAGAGTCGGTATGGTCGTATGCGTGGATGATATACTGCATGAATCTGGTCAATGATTTAATTAGTGTTTCTATTCCGAAAAGTAAGCGTTTCGGCCTTTTCTTCCTAATTTAAGGCTTTTCCTGTATACAACCACTTCTTCCTCTATGAACTACATTTCCTGCTGGCCGCTGGCTTTGCTTGCCACCTCGGCGTTTGCCCAGCCTGCTCCGAAACCCACTGGCACAACCACTCGGTCCCAACTCACCGTCGAAACTATTATGCAGGACCAAAAAGTATGGGTCGGCACATCGCCATCTAACCCGTTTTGGTCCGACGATTCTCAAACCCTTTATTTTAGCTGGAACCCCGAAAAAGCAAAGGGGGATTCACTCTATAAGGTAAGCTTTTCAGTACCGGCAAAAGGAAAAGTAGCGGCCCCTTCGAAGCCGGTAAAAGTGACACCCCTAGAGCGTAGAGCACTGCCCACGGCTCCCATTGCGGCCTACAACAAAACGTATACCAAACGGCTCTTTGATCGGCAGGGTGACTTATTCCTGATTGATGTAAAATCCGGTAAAATCCGACAACTCACGAATACAGTGGAGGTTGAGGCTGACCCTGTTTTTTCGGGCGATGAACAACAGGTTGTATTCCGGCGAAGTGGCGCTGGGGCTAATCTATTCAGTATTGATCTTCAATCGGGCGAACTTACCCAACTGACCGACTTTCGGGCGGGTGCCAAGAAACCTGATCCGAAACTGAGTGACGAAGAAAAATTTCTGAAGCAGGATCAGTTACGCTTGTCCATAATACTGAAAGAACGGAAGGATAAGAAGGATGAAGGCGAGCGTATTAGCAAAGCCGATCGACCTAAACGCCCAAAGGAGATTTATCTTGATGACAAGCAACTGCTCAATCCACAAGTCAGCCCCGATGGCCGCTTCATCACCTATCGGCTGAGTAAAAGTGCGCCCAATTCCAAAACCACGCAGGTACCAAATTATGTGACGGAGTCGGGTTATACCGAAGAGATTGCGGCTCGTACCAAAGTTGGCTCACCAGCAGCTGCACAGGAGTTTTTTGTGTACGATACCGTTAAAGACACCGTCCGGGCTGTGAGTACCAAAAGTATTCCGGGCATTTCTGATCAACCGGCCTATCTAAAATCGGTGGCCAGTGCAAAGCCGGATACATCAAAAAAAACGCGTCCGGTTGTTATCAATGGTCCCATCTGGTCTGACGATGGTAAGTTGTGCGTTGTTGTGGTGCGATCACTCGACAATAAGGATCGCTGGATTATGCGCTTTGAGCCTGAAACCCTGAAGCTTTCCTCCCTCGATCGGCAACACGATGATGCCTGGGTTGGCGGACCCGGTATTAACTGGCAGGGTATGGGTACAGCCTCGGGCAATATGAATTTTCTGGCCGATAATCAGACACTCTGGTTCCAGTCGGAAGCCGATGGCTACTCGCACATCTATACCGTTAATGTACTGACTGGCGAAAAGAAACAACTGACTTCGGGGAAATTTGAGGTACAACAGGTGCAACTGTCAAGAGATAAAACCCATTTTTTCATTCAAACGAATGAAGTCCATCCTGGCGAGCAGCATTTTTACCGGATGGCCGTTACAGGTGGAGAACGCGTTCGCCTGACGAATATGACCGGTGCTAACGATGTGACCCTAGCGCCCAACGAAACGCGAATGGCCATTCGTTACTCGTCCAGCAATCAGCCGTGGGAACTGTATGTGGCAGACATTAACCAACCATTCTTAGTTGCCAGCAAGAAGTCTTCTCCTCAGTCTGTATCCTCACAGACCGCCAGCCTGACCCCACTTAAACTCACCGATTCTCAAACCGAAAACTTCAGGAGTTACCCCTGGCGAGAGCCCACGATGGTCACGATTCCGGCCCGCGACGGTCAACTAATTTATGCCCGCCTGTACAAGCCGGAACGACCTTCGGGTAAATCCGTCGTGTTTGTACATGGTGCGGGCTATTTGCAGAATGCTCACAAATGGTGGAGTTCATATACCCGTGAGTACATGTTCAATAACCTGTTGGTCGATAAAGGGTATACGGTACTTGACATCGACTACCGCGCCAGTGCAGGGTATGGTCGAGATTGGCGTACGGGGATCTATCGCTACATGGGCGGCAAGGATTTAGAGGATCATGTGGATGCGGCTAAGTGGCTTGTGCAAACCCAGGGTGTCGATGAAAAACGGATTGGTATTTACGGTGGCTCTTACGGCGGATTCATTACGTTGATGGCATTATTCACCACGCCTGATGTCTTCAAAGCCGGCGCTGCCCTTCGCCCCGTTACCGACTGGGCTGCCTATAACCACCCCTACACGGCCAACATTCTGAACGAACCTCAACTGGACTCATTATCTTACCGTCGTTCATCGCCGATCTACTTTGCGGAAGGGTTAAAGAATTATCTGCTCATCTGCCACGGTATGGTCGATGTAAACGTTCATTTCCAGGACACCGTCCGGTTGATTCAACGCCTTATCGAACTTAAGAAAGACAATTGGGAGCTTGCCGCCTATCCAATGGAAGATCACGGTTTTGTGGAACCATCCAGTTGGACGGATGAATACAAGCGAATCTTGAAACTGTTTGAGGAACGGTTGTAAGATGTAAGATGTATTGCTGTTGCGCCAGCCACATCTTACATCCCTCATTCCACTGCCACCCGCAACACGGACTGGCGCGATTCGGCGGTTAATTTTAGCAGGTAGGTTCCTGTTGAAATGCCTTCTATTGGCCATTCTGCCTGTTTTTTACCG
Coding sequences:
- a CDS encoding PhzF family phenazine biosynthesis protein, which translates into the protein MRIYQLDAFTDRLFAGNPAAVVPLTEWLPDEQMQLIASENNLAETAFYVKTEGDATYHIRWFTPTIEVDLCGHATLATGHVVFYLENKPEGEETAIPNDEIFFNSRSGLLKVCRGENGWLTLDFPADTVHKSNLQPPALVASVGEKPLAIYKGKTDFMLVYETQAQIEALDPDFREMSTVPARGIIVTAPGNNTGDQESVDFVSRFFGPQTGIDEDPVTGSAHTTLIPYWAEKLGKTELTARQLSKRGGYLRCKLNDDGTNPPRVDISGQVQLYLIGEVRL
- a CDS encoding HAD-IA family hydrolase encodes the protein MDGLLVDSEPHWRAMEREVFATVGLFLTDDECKQTTGMPILDVVRYWFARAPWIDPESPGRTVQELADAITHGVHERIAHLAEPMPGALEAIAFFGDRGIPTAIASASPMSLIEVVIDRLGIRKSLTLWHSATLEARNKPAPDVYLGTARKLGVLPANCLAFEDSGSGLRSAYDAGMRTVAVPGAFEYNDPKFSIADCILPSLSEFSAALIDTLQATEYES
- a CDS encoding YciI family protein; the protein is MQYIIHAYDHTDSDALDRRMAARPAHFAYVSELKAKGQFVLGGALLDPDGKMIGSMLLLTMETEDQLNEYLKNDPYIVQGVWNTIDVKPFRQASV
- a CDS encoding prolyl oligopeptidase family serine peptidase, yielding MNYISCWPLALLATSAFAQPAPKPTGTTTRSQLTVETIMQDQKVWVGTSPSNPFWSDDSQTLYFSWNPEKAKGDSLYKVSFSVPAKGKVAAPSKPVKVTPLERRALPTAPIAAYNKTYTKRLFDRQGDLFLIDVKSGKIRQLTNTVEVEADPVFSGDEQQVVFRRSGAGANLFSIDLQSGELTQLTDFRAGAKKPDPKLSDEEKFLKQDQLRLSIILKERKDKKDEGERISKADRPKRPKEIYLDDKQLLNPQVSPDGRFITYRLSKSAPNSKTTQVPNYVTESGYTEEIAARTKVGSPAAAQEFFVYDTVKDTVRAVSTKSIPGISDQPAYLKSVASAKPDTSKKTRPVVINGPIWSDDGKLCVVVVRSLDNKDRWIMRFEPETLKLSSLDRQHDDAWVGGPGINWQGMGTASGNMNFLADNQTLWFQSEADGYSHIYTVNVLTGEKKQLTSGKFEVQQVQLSRDKTHFFIQTNEVHPGEQHFYRMAVTGGERVRLTNMTGANDVTLAPNETRMAIRYSSSNQPWELYVADINQPFLVASKKSSPQSVSSQTASLTPLKLTDSQTENFRSYPWREPTMVTIPARDGQLIYARLYKPERPSGKSVVFVHGAGYLQNAHKWWSSYTREYMFNNLLVDKGYTVLDIDYRASAGYGRDWRTGIYRYMGGKDLEDHVDAAKWLVQTQGVDEKRIGIYGGSYGGFITLMALFTTPDVFKAGAALRPVTDWAAYNHPYTANILNEPQLDSLSYRRSSPIYFAEGLKNYLLICHGMVDVNVHFQDTVRLIQRLIELKKDNWELAAYPMEDHGFVEPSSWTDEYKRILKLFEERL